A portion of the Krasilnikovia cinnamomea genome contains these proteins:
- a CDS encoding ATP-binding protein — MHTWRRIYGGVRLGGAFGLVALLLITLIGVAVENILAQRRADRQVVESAALQRDALTAKFRTADFNGWQTGYAFDTIRGVPGASNDGGGVQRAKFLASTAAFRQDLARVGSHPLTPAQRQQLNIAEDAFNHFMELDARIVAGYRSGDPAKIAAANDLVAGEELQWFDRAAGAVNHLAELAQAGADADAAEARRVGSRALTIMIVVGVAFLVFAAGLVVRASRTAADTARQKAMLAAIVEQSAHATMALALDGTITAWNTAAERIYGFTADEAIGQSPAIFMLPHRRHLIRITLSEVAAGRQLHIEGAPRQRKDGSRIRVSTIIVPIRDENGVVVGAAVTENDVTARMQREAEEQLANDRAARTARLESLGQLAGGVAHDFNNLLAIILNCAEFVAEEASGQAAEDLARIRDAAQRGRALTSQLLLFAKREPAHGEDVDLNSAVRGAKDLLGRTIGASITLRCTTSGDALPVRTDRGRLDQILLNLVINARDAMPDGGLVEVETDLVDLAEGVAMPLPAGRYAQLTVRDNGVGMSTEVRDRLFEPFFTTKAPQKGTGLGLATVYGIVLDAEGTITVDSTPGVGTTFRILLPLATPPAEAPTGGQLTPAPAQGRGNGERVLVIEDEDTVRDVVVRILTRSGYRTTAVRDADSALRMNLTDVDLLITDMMLPDRPGAAVADQMHARRPELPVVFMTGQGDPLVLSGSGLTEATRIVYKPFTAVELLSNVGKALETTAPRPAHAASRSDVAGQDL, encoded by the coding sequence ATGCACACGTGGCGTCGGATCTATGGCGGCGTGCGGCTTGGCGGCGCCTTCGGGCTCGTAGCGCTGCTGCTGATCACCCTGATCGGCGTCGCCGTGGAGAACATCCTCGCGCAGCGCAGGGCGGACCGGCAGGTCGTCGAGTCCGCTGCGCTGCAACGTGACGCGCTCACGGCCAAGTTCCGCACCGCCGACTTCAACGGCTGGCAGACCGGGTACGCGTTCGACACGATCCGGGGCGTGCCGGGCGCCTCCAACGACGGCGGCGGGGTCCAGCGCGCCAAATTCCTCGCCTCGACGGCGGCGTTCCGGCAGGACCTGGCCCGGGTCGGAAGCCATCCGCTCACCCCAGCGCAACGGCAGCAACTGAACATCGCCGAAGATGCCTTCAACCACTTCATGGAGCTCGACGCGCGGATCGTGGCCGGATACCGCTCCGGCGATCCCGCCAAGATCGCCGCCGCCAACGACCTGGTCGCCGGTGAGGAACTGCAATGGTTCGACCGAGCCGCCGGCGCGGTGAACCACCTCGCCGAACTCGCGCAGGCCGGCGCCGACGCGGACGCCGCCGAGGCCCGGCGCGTCGGTTCCCGGGCGCTGACGATCATGATCGTCGTCGGTGTCGCCTTTCTCGTCTTCGCCGCCGGGCTGGTGGTGCGGGCGAGCCGTACCGCCGCCGACACGGCACGGCAGAAGGCGATGCTGGCCGCGATCGTCGAACAGTCCGCCCACGCCACCATGGCCCTTGCTCTCGACGGCACCATCACGGCCTGGAACACCGCCGCCGAGCGCATCTACGGCTTCACGGCCGACGAGGCCATCGGCCAATCCCCGGCGATCTTCATGTTGCCGCACCGGAGGCACCTGATCCGCATCACGCTCAGTGAAGTGGCCGCGGGTCGGCAACTTCACATCGAGGGAGCACCCCGGCAGCGCAAGGACGGCAGCCGGATCAGAGTCTCGACCATCATCGTGCCGATCCGAGACGAGAACGGGGTGGTCGTCGGCGCCGCGGTCACCGAGAACGACGTCACCGCCCGCATGCAGCGGGAAGCGGAGGAGCAACTCGCGAACGACCGGGCGGCCCGGACGGCCCGGCTGGAGAGCCTGGGCCAGCTCGCCGGTGGCGTCGCGCACGACTTCAACAACCTGCTGGCCATCATCCTCAACTGCGCCGAGTTCGTCGCCGAAGAGGCCAGCGGCCAGGCTGCGGAGGACCTGGCCCGGATCCGCGATGCCGCCCAGCGGGGCCGGGCCCTGACCAGTCAGCTGCTGCTGTTCGCCAAGCGGGAACCAGCCCACGGCGAGGACGTCGACCTGAACTCGGCCGTCAGGGGTGCCAAGGACCTGCTCGGCCGGACGATCGGCGCCAGCATCACCCTGCGCTGCACGACGTCCGGAGATGCCCTGCCGGTGCGCACCGACCGGGGACGGCTCGACCAGATTCTGCTCAATCTCGTGATCAACGCCCGCGACGCAATGCCCGACGGCGGTCTCGTGGAGGTCGAGACCGATCTCGTCGACCTGGCCGAAGGCGTGGCCATGCCCCTGCCTGCCGGTCGCTACGCCCAGCTGACCGTCAGGGACAACGGTGTGGGCATGAGCACCGAGGTCAGGGACCGGCTCTTCGAGCCGTTCTTCACCACCAAGGCACCTCAGAAGGGCACCGGCCTCGGCCTCGCCACGGTGTACGGAATCGTTCTGGACGCTGAGGGCACCATCACCGTGGACTCCACACCGGGTGTCGGCACCACCTTCCGGATCCTGCTGCCGCTGGCCACGCCGCCGGCCGAGGCGCCCACGGGCGGGCAGCTCACGCCGGCCCCCGCGCAGGGGCGCGGAAACGGCGAACGGGTCCTGGTCATCGAGGACGAGGACACGGTGCGCGATGTCGTGGTACGCATCCTGACCCGCAGCGGCTACCGCACCACCGCGGTCCGCGACGCGGACTCCGCGCTGCGCATGAATCTCACCGACGTCGACCTGCTGATCACCGACATGATGCTGCCCGATCGCCCCGGCGCGGCCGTCGCCGACCAGATGCATGCCCGGCGCCCGGAATTGCCGGTGGTGTTCATGACCGGCCAGGGTGACCCGCTGGTGCTGTCGGGGAGCGGCCTGACCGAGGCGACACGGATCGTGTACAAGCCCTTCACCGCCGTCGAACTGCTCAGCAACGTCGGCAAGGCGCTCGAAACCACCGCGCCGCGTCCGGCCCACGCGGCGAGCAGGTCCGACGTCGCGGGCCAGGACCTGTAG
- a CDS encoding PAS domain-containing sensor histidine kinase, producing MHSSRRVHVGARLGGVFGLVALLLIISIGVAVDNILTLRRADRQVAESAALQRDASTAKFRAADFNGWQTGYAFDTIRGVPGAAADDGVQRSLFLASTAAFRQDLARIAAHPLTPAQEQQLSIAQDAFDHFMDLDAQIVAGYRSGDPAQIAAANDLVAGEELQWFATAADAVNHLAELARADADADTATALRTSSRALTIMIVVGVACVLLAIVLTWVATRTAANTARHKATLAAIVEQSADATVALTLDGIVTVWNSGAERIYGYTAEEAIGSSAARFLLPSRAHMVRVGLSEVIAGRQFQVEGGLRIRKDGTQIKVSSVTMPIRDENGVVVAAAVLERDITARMRREADEKLATDRAARTARLESLGQLAGGVAHDFNNLLAIILNCAEFIADEPGEQAAEDLARIRDAAQRGQALTSQLLLFAKREPTQDESVDLNSAVAGARDLLGRTLGASITLRCQTYDGALPVRTDRGRLDQILLNLVINARDAMPDGGVIQIDTDRVDLAEDGTLPLPPGHYAQLTVSDNGIGMSAEVRDRLFEPFFTTKAQKGTGLGLATVYGIVLAAEGTIRVDSTPGVGTTFRIVLPIVTAPAEAGRELTPMPGRRQGNGERVLVVEDEDALRDVVVRILNRNGYRTIAVRDADAALQMDLDAVDLLITDMMLPDRSGPAVADEMHSRRPGLPVVFMTGQGDPVVVSQSGAFEATRVVFKPFSAAELLDTIGKALEVTAPHPA from the coding sequence ATGCACTCGTCGCGTCGGGTCCACGTCGGCGCGCGGCTCGGCGGCGTCTTCGGGCTCGTGGCGCTGCTGCTGATCATCTCGATCGGCGTCGCCGTGGACAACATCCTCACGCTGCGCAGGGCGGACCGGCAGGTGGCCGAGTCCGCCGCGCTGCAGCGTGACGCGTCCACGGCCAAGTTCCGCGCCGCGGACTTCAACGGCTGGCAGACCGGGTACGCGTTCGACACCATCCGGGGCGTGCCGGGCGCCGCCGCCGACGACGGGGTCCAGCGCAGCCTGTTCCTCGCCTCGACGGCGGCGTTCCGGCAGGACCTGGCCCGGATCGCCGCCCATCCGCTCACCCCGGCGCAAGAACAGCAGCTCAGCATCGCCCAGGACGCCTTCGACCACTTCATGGACCTCGACGCCCAGATCGTGGCCGGATACCGCTCCGGCGATCCCGCCCAGATCGCCGCCGCCAACGACCTGGTCGCCGGCGAGGAACTGCAATGGTTCGCCACGGCCGCCGACGCGGTGAACCACCTTGCCGAACTCGCGCGGGCCGACGCCGACGCGGACACCGCCACGGCGCTGCGCACGAGCTCCCGCGCACTGACCATCATGATCGTCGTCGGCGTCGCGTGTGTCCTGCTCGCCATCGTGCTGACCTGGGTCGCAACCCGTACCGCCGCCAACACCGCACGGCACAAGGCGACGCTGGCCGCCATCGTCGAACAGTCCGCCGACGCGACGGTGGCCCTCACCCTCGACGGCATCGTCACGGTGTGGAACAGCGGCGCCGAGCGCATATACGGCTACACCGCCGAGGAGGCCATCGGCAGTTCGGCGGCGAGATTCCTGTTGCCGAGCCGGGCGCACATGGTGCGGGTGGGGCTCAGCGAGGTGATCGCGGGTCGCCAATTCCAAGTCGAAGGCGGGCTGCGCATCCGCAAGGACGGCACCCAGATCAAGGTATCGAGCGTCACCATGCCGATCCGCGACGAGAACGGCGTGGTCGTCGCCGCCGCGGTCCTCGAACGCGACATCACGGCCCGCATGCGGCGCGAGGCCGACGAGAAGCTCGCCACCGACCGGGCGGCCCGGACAGCCCGGCTGGAAAGCCTGGGCCAGCTCGCCGGTGGCGTCGCGCACGACTTCAACAACCTGCTGGCCATCATCCTCAACTGCGCCGAGTTCATCGCCGACGAACCCGGCGAGCAGGCAGCCGAGGACCTGGCCCGGATCCGCGACGCCGCCCAACGGGGCCAGGCTCTGACCAGCCAGCTCCTGCTGTTCGCCAAGCGCGAACCGACCCAGGATGAGAGCGTCGACCTCAACTCGGCCGTCGCGGGCGCCAGGGACCTGCTCGGCCGGACCCTCGGCGCCAGCATCACCCTGCGCTGCCAGACCTACGACGGCGCCCTGCCGGTGCGCACCGACCGGGGGCGGCTCGACCAGATCCTGCTCAACCTCGTGATCAACGCCCGCGACGCGATGCCCGACGGCGGCGTCATCCAGATCGACACCGACCGTGTCGACCTGGCCGAAGACGGGACGCTGCCGCTGCCGCCCGGGCACTACGCCCAGCTGACCGTCAGCGACAACGGCATCGGCATGAGCGCCGAGGTCAGGGACCGGCTCTTCGAGCCCTTCTTCACCACCAAGGCGCAGAAGGGCACCGGCCTCGGCCTCGCCACGGTCTACGGCATCGTCCTGGCCGCCGAAGGCACCATCAGAGTGGACTCCACCCCCGGCGTCGGCACCACCTTCCGGATCGTGCTGCCGATCGTCACCGCGCCGGCCGAGGCCGGCAGAGAACTCACGCCGATGCCCGGACGGAGGCAGGGCAACGGCGAACGGGTTCTGGTCGTCGAGGACGAGGACGCGCTCCGCGACGTCGTGGTGCGAATCCTGAACCGCAACGGCTACCGCACCATCGCGGTCCGCGACGCGGACGCCGCGCTCCAGATGGACCTCGACGCCGTGGACCTGCTGATCACCGACATGATGCTGCCCGACCGTTCCGGCCCGGCAGTCGCCGACGAGATGCATTCCCGGCGCCCCGGCCTGCCGGTGGTGTTCATGACCGGCCAGGGCGACCCCGTGGTCGTGTCGCAGAGCGGGGCATTCGAGGCGACCCGCGTCGTCTTCAAGCCCTTCAGCGCCGCCGAACTGCTCGACACGATCGGGAAAGCGCTCGAAGTCACCGCACCGCATCCGGCCTAG
- a CDS encoding zf-HC2 domain-containing protein — MACERWREMLSAQLDGEDDPAERARVDAHLAGCAGCRRWLDDAAAVNRLTRTGAAVDVPDLSAAILAAVPPPARAPRLSRAAVLYVALAAVGAVQLILGLAQIGGGISVGHVHPGVDATPGHLWHESAAWNAAVGAGYLFIALRRSRPTGLVPMLTAFVGMLLLLSVNDLSGGRVDGTRLVSHGFVILGYLLVVGLSRIPAPVGPPGARAGGGVSGWRARFEPDDDAAAPPARPGLRLVPRPPGPLTATQKRPAA, encoded by the coding sequence ATGGCGTGTGAACGGTGGCGCGAGATGCTCTCCGCACAGCTGGACGGCGAGGACGATCCGGCCGAACGCGCGCGGGTCGACGCACATCTGGCCGGCTGCGCCGGCTGCCGCCGCTGGCTGGACGACGCGGCGGCGGTCAACCGGCTCACCCGTACGGGTGCGGCGGTCGATGTGCCCGACCTGAGCGCAGCGATCCTGGCGGCCGTGCCGCCGCCCGCGCGGGCTCCCCGGCTCAGCCGGGCCGCCGTCCTGTACGTCGCGCTGGCGGCGGTCGGGGCGGTGCAGCTCATCCTCGGCCTCGCGCAGATCGGCGGGGGCATCAGCGTGGGCCACGTCCACCCCGGGGTCGACGCGACGCCGGGGCACCTGTGGCACGAGTCGGCCGCCTGGAACGCGGCCGTGGGCGCCGGATATCTGTTCATCGCGCTGCGCCGGTCGCGCCCGACCGGGCTGGTGCCGATGCTCACCGCGTTCGTCGGGATGCTGCTGCTGCTCTCGGTCAACGACCTGAGCGGCGGCCGCGTCGACGGCACCCGGCTGGTCAGCCACGGCTTCGTCATCCTCGGGTATCTGCTGGTCGTGGGGTTGTCGCGGATCCCCGCGCCGGTGGGCCCGCCCGGCGCGCGGGCCGGTGGCGGCGTCTCGGGCTGGCGGGCCCGCTTCGAGCCCGACGACGACGCCGCGGCGCCGCCCGCCCGGCCGGGACTGCGGCTGGTGCCCCGCCCGCCCGGTCCGCTCACCGCCACGCAGAAGCGCCCGGCGGCCTGA
- a CDS encoding STAS domain-containing protein translates to MSLTVRTEERGEMVVLSVGGELDMATAPQLQDQITDLLERGHTRLVFDLAEVSFCDSTGLSVFVRAKNSTDDAGGTVRLAAPQRGVLRILEVSGLVEVLGTYPSVDEAIAAEEHALD, encoded by the coding sequence ATGTCCCTGACGGTACGAACGGAAGAGCGGGGCGAGATGGTCGTCCTGTCGGTCGGTGGCGAGCTGGACATGGCCACCGCCCCGCAGCTACAGGACCAGATCACCGACCTCCTGGAGCGGGGCCACACCCGCCTGGTCTTCGATCTCGCCGAGGTGTCGTTCTGCGACTCCACCGGCCTGTCCGTCTTCGTCCGGGCCAAGAACAGCACCGACGACGCGGGCGGCACCGTACGGCTGGCCGCGCCGCAGCGCGGCGTGCTGCGCATCCTGGAGGTCAGCGGCCTGGTCGAGGTGCTGGGCACGTATCCGAGCGTGGACGAGGCCATCGCCGCCGAGGAACACGCGCTGGACTGA
- the mscL gene encoding large conductance mechanosensitive channel protein MscL, with the protein MLQGFKDFIMRGNVVDLAVGIVIGAAFTAVVTSFTNGFLKPLIQLASGGTGVDAGVAKVRGVEFDYASFLNAVITFLLTAATLYFLVVYPLNRLAERRKRGEEPPPSAPSEEVRLLTEIRDALVQGRATQDVAQDTPRWDHPPRR; encoded by the coding sequence ATGCTTCAGGGCTTCAAAGACTTCATCATGCGCGGCAACGTGGTCGACCTGGCGGTCGGCATCGTGATCGGCGCCGCCTTCACCGCCGTCGTGACCTCGTTCACCAACGGCTTCCTCAAGCCCCTGATCCAGCTCGCCAGTGGGGGCACCGGCGTCGACGCCGGGGTCGCGAAGGTTCGCGGTGTCGAGTTTGACTACGCCAGCTTCCTCAACGCGGTCATCACCTTCCTGCTCACCGCGGCGACGCTGTACTTCCTCGTCGTCTACCCGCTCAACCGGCTGGCCGAGCGGCGCAAGCGCGGCGAGGAGCCGCCGCCGTCGGCCCCCAGCGAAGAGGTCAGGCTGCTCACCGAGATCCGCGACGCCCTCGTGCAGGGCCGGGCGACTCAGGACGTAGCGCAGGACACGCCGCGCTGGGATCATCCCCCGAGGCGCTGA
- a CDS encoding ABC transporter ATP-binding protein — protein sequence MTPLLQAHGLVKSYGQTPALRGVDIEIGEGELVAVTGPSGCGKSTLLHCLAGILRADAGSVRYRDREIGTESEAARAKLRRTEFGVLFQFGQLVPELTAAENVALPLLLGGWTRREARRVALLWLGRFGVEELADVRPGAMSGGQQQRCAVARSLVSEPRVLFADEPTGALDVLTGEQVLTELMQVARLQGTAIVLVTHDARIAAYADREVALRDGAVDPTGLGLGIGS from the coding sequence GTGACCCCCCTGTTGCAGGCACACGGGCTCGTCAAGAGCTACGGCCAGACCCCGGCGCTGCGCGGCGTCGACATCGAGATCGGCGAGGGTGAACTCGTCGCCGTCACCGGACCGAGCGGCTGCGGCAAGTCCACGCTGCTGCACTGCCTGGCCGGGATCCTGCGGGCCGACGCCGGTTCGGTGCGCTACCGCGACCGGGAGATCGGCACGGAGTCCGAGGCCGCCCGCGCCAAGCTGCGGCGTACCGAATTCGGGGTGCTGTTCCAGTTCGGTCAGCTCGTGCCCGAGCTGACCGCGGCCGAGAACGTCGCCCTGCCGCTGCTGCTGGGGGGTTGGACCAGGCGCGAGGCGCGCCGGGTGGCGCTGCTGTGGCTGGGCCGCTTCGGCGTCGAGGAGCTGGCCGATGTCCGGCCGGGCGCGATGTCCGGCGGCCAGCAGCAGCGCTGCGCGGTGGCCCGGTCGCTGGTCAGCGAGCCCCGGGTGCTGTTCGCCGACGAACCCACCGGTGCGCTCGACGTGCTCACCGGCGAGCAGGTGCTGACCGAGCTGATGCAGGTCGCGCGGCTGCAGGGCACGGCCATCGTGCTGGTCACCCACGACGCGCGGATCGCCGCGTACGCGGACCGCGAGGTCGCGCTGCGCGACGGCGCCGTCGACCCCACCGGCCTCGGCCTCGGGATCGGCTCGTGA
- a CDS encoding FtsX-like permease family protein, whose amino-acid sequence MRPATLARLALTGSRTDTLRIVFTGASGALAALILLAAAAVAAVPEAGGDYGVVTRYRPTLLAEDGLRPGIVATLLLLAVPVLALAGQCIRFGSPARDRRLAALRLSGATPGQAVLVAAGETAGAALLGSLSGCLIYLVGRWALDRPDFAGQRSLPTDVLPSLPVLAGIVLLVPLVGGLAGAFLLRKVIVTPLGVVRRTRDRRPSVLPGALIIAGVFAPFVLSPLGGWLRRATAGVSATVVLLALMLLVLAAVLGVILGTGWIAYTTGRLLRRYARRPAALLAGRQLMADPWSGSRTFAALLAAVIVGAGVSGYRAELATQFAVEDELARRTGSESGYDTAFYFGAIDLVDLTVAIAVAIAAAGILIALAEGVVSRRRAYAILVATGVPRRTLGGAIAWQTLAPLIPATLVALIVGVSLVRAPGTTVSSSITSRGCADSSCPETVVAVTRQVPLPLVDLAVLGAGTLAIMALVAVIGFVLLRMSTDPGELRAA is encoded by the coding sequence GTGAGGCCCGCGACCCTGGCCCGCCTGGCCCTGACCGGAAGCCGCACCGACACCCTGCGCATCGTCTTCACCGGCGCCAGCGGCGCCCTCGCCGCGCTGATCCTGCTGGCCGCCGCGGCCGTGGCCGCCGTGCCCGAGGCGGGCGGGGACTACGGCGTGGTGACCCGGTACCGGCCGACCCTGCTGGCCGAGGACGGGCTGCGCCCCGGCATCGTGGCGACCCTGCTGCTGCTGGCCGTGCCCGTGCTGGCGCTGGCCGGGCAGTGCATCCGGTTCGGCTCGCCGGCCCGCGACCGGCGGCTGGCCGCCCTGCGCCTGTCCGGGGCCACGCCCGGACAGGCCGTGCTCGTCGCGGCCGGGGAGACCGCGGGCGCCGCGCTGCTCGGATCGCTGAGCGGATGCCTGATCTACCTGGTGGGGCGCTGGGCGCTCGACCGGCCGGACTTCGCGGGACAGCGGTCGCTGCCCACCGACGTGCTGCCGAGCCTGCCCGTCCTCGCCGGGATCGTGCTGCTGGTGCCGCTGGTCGGCGGGCTGGCGGGCGCGTTCCTGCTGCGCAAGGTCATCGTCACGCCGCTCGGCGTGGTCCGGCGTACCCGGGACCGCCGCCCCTCGGTGCTGCCTGGCGCGCTCATCATCGCCGGGGTGTTCGCCCCGTTCGTGCTCAGCCCGCTGGGCGGCTGGCTGCGGCGGGCCACGGCCGGGGTGAGCGCGACGGTCGTGTTGCTGGCGCTGATGCTGCTCGTCCTCGCGGCGGTGCTGGGGGTGATCCTCGGCACGGGGTGGATCGCGTACACCACCGGGCGGCTGCTGCGGCGCTACGCACGCCGACCCGCCGCGCTGCTGGCCGGGCGGCAGCTGATGGCCGACCCGTGGAGCGGCAGCCGCACGTTCGCCGCGCTGCTGGCCGCGGTCATCGTCGGCGCAGGTGTGTCCGGTTACCGGGCCGAGCTGGCCACCCAGTTCGCCGTCGAGGACGAGCTGGCCCGGCGAACGGGCAGCGAGTCCGGCTACGACACCGCCTTCTACTTCGGCGCCATCGACCTCGTCGACCTCACCGTGGCGATCGCCGTGGCCATCGCCGCGGCGGGCATCCTGATCGCGCTCGCCGAGGGCGTCGTGTCCCGCCGCCGGGCGTACGCGATCCTGGTGGCGACCGGGGTGCCGCGCCGCACCCTCGGCGGGGCGATCGCCTGGCAGACCCTCGCCCCGCTGATCCCGGCCACGCTCGTCGCGCTGATCGTCGGGGTGTCCCTGGTCCGCGCGCCCGGCACGACCGTCAGCAGCAGCATCACCTCGCGGGGTTGCGCCGACTCGTCGTGCCCGGAAACGGTCGTGGCCGTGACCCGGCAGGTGCCTCTGCCACTCGTGGACCTGGCCGTGCTCGGCGCCGGAACGCTGGCGATCATGGCGCTGGTGGCCGTGATCGGTTTCGTCCTGCTCCGGATGAGCACCGATCCAGGGGAGCTGCGCGCCGCCTAG
- a CDS encoding helix-turn-helix transcriptional regulator produces the protein MSTPHVLLGLLAAGPRHGYDLKRAHDERMPSSKPLAYGQVYATLGRLERDGLVEPSGSDRDGGPERTSYTLTDAGRARLTEWLSAVEPPAPYVTATLFSKVVVGLLAAGADVARDYLVAQRAAHTARLRELTAIKTRPQTPVGEVLAADYAIAHLDADLRWLQTTLLRVTDLREVHQ, from the coding sequence ATGTCTACCCCGCACGTGCTTCTCGGTCTGCTGGCCGCCGGACCGCGGCACGGCTACGACCTCAAGCGCGCGCACGACGAGCGGATGCCCAGCAGCAAGCCCCTCGCGTACGGGCAGGTCTACGCCACCCTCGGCCGGCTGGAGCGCGACGGGCTCGTCGAGCCCTCCGGCTCCGACCGCGACGGCGGGCCGGAGCGCACCTCGTACACCCTCACCGACGCCGGCCGGGCCCGCCTCACCGAGTGGCTCTCGGCGGTCGAGCCGCCGGCACCGTATGTGACCGCGACGCTGTTCAGCAAGGTCGTGGTCGGGCTGCTGGCCGCCGGGGCCGACGTGGCCCGCGACTACCTGGTCGCCCAGCGCGCCGCGCACACCGCCCGCCTGCGCGAACTCACCGCGATCAAGACCCGGCCACAGACGCCCGTCGGCGAGGTCCTGGCCGCCGACTACGCCATCGCCCACCTCGACGCGGACCTGCGCTGGCTGCAGACCACGCTGCTGCGCGTCACCGACCTCCGAGAGGTGCACCAGTGA